The nucleotide sequence TTTTCTAACTGAGATGGTTAATCCTGGAGGATTAAAACTTGCCTGGGACACCCAGGAAGTGAGAACACCCAGCAGAGTATTTCCCTGTTTTGCCGTTACCAGACAGACGGAACCTGTAACCCTGCCAACCGCCTGGGCGGTGCGATCGGTTTGGGCTTCGACTGCCATCTGGCGGGGAGTCCGCACTTTCTTGGTCTTTTTAACGGCCTGCACAAATTCATTCCCGGCAGCTATACACTGCTGTAGGGTTTCCTCCGTGGGTTTGAACTTGACTCGAATGGTATCAAACCCAAAGCGATAGCCCGCGTCCTGAAGTTTATTTTCGAGCTGGTCTACAGCCTCTCCACTCCAGCCATAGGAACCGAACACGCCAGCAATTTTGGTTTTTTCGGCAGTGGACAGAACAATCCCTAATGCTGTTTGAATCTGGATCGGAGCGTGACCGCCCAGCGTTGGTGAGCCAATTACAAAGCCATCCGATCGCTCAATTGCCTGGGTAATGTCCTCTGGATCGGCAAATTCACAGTTGATGGATTCAACCCCAGCCCCAGCCTCGGTGATTCCTTTCGCGATCGCCTGTGCCAGGGTTGCGGTATTGCCATAGGCGGAAGTGTAAAGCAGAGTAACACTCACATCCTGGCTTTGTTGTTGTTCACACCACTGGCGGTATTCCAGCCTTAACCGACTCAGGCTGTGACGCACCAGGGGACCGTGGGCAGGGGCATAGATCCTGGCAGGCAGGGGAACCAGTCGTTCTAGAATGGCTTCAACCTGGGTTGCCTGTGCGGCATGGATACAGTCAAAGTAGTACTTCCGGTCTTCCTCATACTGCTTCCAGTGTTCGTCCATCACCGACTCATCACAGACATGTGCCCCAAATAGCTTGTCTGTAAATAGAATGCGGGTAGCCGGATCATAGATACAGAGGGCATCTGGATGGCGGGGAGTGGGGACAAACCGGAATTGAAGTTCGTGCCCATCCCCCAGATCAATGACTTCTTCATCCCGCACGATATGCACCTGGAGTGTGCGGTTTGCCGCATATTCAATCCCCAGATCCAGGGCTTGATCATCAATCATGGTGGGAACTGCCTGCTCTGTCAGGGTCGATCGCAGTGTAATTGCGCCCGGTTTGGAGCAAATCACGGTGGCATAGGGTGCAAGTTCCAGTAATCGTTTCAGGGTGGCAATCCGGTTCGGGTTGACGTGGCTCAGAATAACGTAGTTCAACCGTTGCAGATACTGGTGCTGCTGCAACTCATCCAGAAAAAGGTCCGTAAAGGACTCTCCTGGTGGGTCAATCAAGGCAGATTCCCGCGCCTGAATCAGGTAAGCGTTTGCGGTTGTACCTTTTTGGCGGGCATATTCCACCTCAAACTTGAGCCGATCCCAGGTACGCGATCGCAGAACCAGCGTATTCGTTCCAATTTCAGCCGTTTGAACATCCCGGCGTTTGGCAGGAAGGGAGGAAGAGGGAGAGTGGAGGAGAGTCATGGTGGAGTGGTAGAAGGAGTGGGAGGAAAAAGAGCAAGGGGGAGGAGAAAGGGTGGAGGGGAAGAAAAGGTGGTGGGAAGCAAGAATGCACTAGTCCACCCAACCTAAATCCTGATCCGACAATTGCCCGGGGGATTTCCCAACTGGAAATATTGGATGAGCCAATGATTCGGTCTGGCGTTTGATGATCATTTCCTTCTGGGTCAGGGCAGTACTGGCTTCTGCGCTGGAGGACGTTGCTGCCTTTGCAGGGTTTGGTTGGCTTGGTGCTGGCTGAGGGGTGGGTGCTGGCTGAAGGGTGGGTGCTGGCTGGGGTTTAGATGCCTCCAGTGCTTGCCTTAAGCGGGTATTTTCTTCCGCCAGTTGAAGCGCTGTTTTCTTTGCCGCTTCCAGTTCAGTTTTGAGTGCCTCTACTTTCGCCAGATCAGACTTTAAGGATTTTACGAGTGACTCCTGGTTGCCCAGGGTGTTCTGTAATTCGGCGATTTCTTGTTTGAGAGAAGTTTCCCGTTGCTGCGATCGCTCCAGTGCGTCTTTCACCTGACTCATCTCAACTTCCGTCTCTGGAACTGGCGTGGTTTCAGTGGGTTCTACGGATTTAGACTTTGCCACACTTCCCCCAGGCTGTTTGCGAGAACGGGATGACGTGGTGCTTTTCCGTCTTCCATTTGCCTCCTGCGAAGATGCCCCATCTTCACTCTCAGATGGCTTCTGGGCCTCCTCCCGCAGTAAATCTGATAATCGTTTCCTCGCCATGAAATCCTCCCGTCCTGTTTCTTGATCAGCGATGCGCTCCTTTACTCCTTCTCCCACTCTACCCTCTACCCAGTCCTTCAGTATTGCCGATTCTGAGGATAAATGTTGAGTTGGATGAATTCAAACTCCGTCCCAATTCATCCGGCTACTCAGCAACAGGATCTTTCATTCCTTCCAGTCCCGCTGAATCTCCTCTGCGACTCGTCGGTAATCAGCCTCTGCTTCCCGTGCATTTTTACCCCGCCACTGGGAAATGGCAACCCCTTCCAGTGCTGCACGCTCATGAGCCTTGTATGCTCGGATAAAGGCATTGCAGGCTGGAATCCCTAATTCCAGCAGGGTGTTCTGGGCTTCCAGGGCTTCATTTAAACTACGCGGATCCACCCGTGTCAGCAGAACCCGGTGGGCAACGTTGCAGGGCATTACCGCTGCCCGCACGGTCTCAATCAGGGCTGCCAGATCCATGGGAGCTGGTGGCGTGGGCAATACCACATAATCTGCGGCAGGAACCACGGCTGCCAGAGCACTGGAGTCTAAAGCAGGGGGAGTATCCACCACCACCACTCCGTAGTCTCCCAGATGGCGAAGTTTGCTCAACAGCATCGGGTCTGTTTCCTGTACCAGGTCAAAGTCCATGCCCCGATCGCCCCGTTCAACCCACCAGGTTGCTGACCCTTGGGGATCTGCATCTACCAGCAAAACACGGTTCTTCTCAGATAGCGTCGCAGCCAGGTTAACCGCCGTGGTCGTCTTGCCAACCCCACCCTTGCCGTTTAAAACGACCAGGATTTTGCCTGGTTTGGACGACTTCATAGGTAACTCCTTACAATTCCACGGCTTGACTATACCGCGTTATTCAAGATTCGCCTGAACAGTCCAATGAATCTCAACAGAAGGATTGACGAAATGGCTTTGTGATCAGGTCAATAGCAGGGCAAACAACCCACACAGCGCGATTCCATCAAATACCCCGGCACCGCCAATACTCAACACCCCCGGAGTCATTCGTTCGATTTCCCTGAGATGGAGCAGATCTGCTCCAATCAACGTGCCCAGAACGCCCCCAGCAAAGGCAATGGGTGCTGCACCATGTCCATTGGTCAGTAGCAGGGAAGTCATTGCCGCTGTAAGGGGGGCAACCAGGGCATTCATCTGGATGCCAATCCCAGGAACAATTTGAGCTGAATAATAGCTGACTAAAGTGACGATCGCAGTCACGGCTAAGAGGGTGAGGGGATTGGATCGCGTAAATTGGTATAGAGCCAGCAGCGTAGGAATCAACCCACCACCAACGTTTAAGGCAACAATGGTTCTCTGCTCCATTTTCTGGAGAGGAATCCCCCAAAAGCGTTCGATCCAGAGATCGGTGAAGTCCGGCAGGATAGAAACCTGCGAAACCCTCTCATATAAAGGGATATTGATGGTGCTGCCCAAAATCACAGCAACAAATAACATCAGAGAAACAACAGGAGAAAACCCCAGCTTGGCAACCGCCACTTCCACCACATCGAGGGCGATCGCCAGCCAGATGAACGGCAACAACAGCAACAAAAGCAAGAATAGCAACAGCGTGACAGGAAGATAGATCATCTCAGGCGCGGAATGTAAGAAATTAAAACTCTGCCCTATGATAAGCCTGCAATTGAACTTGCAAGGGTTTCCTTAAAATGATGGCACTGAAATAGGAGACTTATAAGATCTCCAACTTCTTCAAGACGTTGGAGATCTGAAGGAGATCTGAGCGATCGTATCTGGCTTAATTCAGTGCTATTTAACCCATGATCGAGATTGGTTTCTATGCTGATTATATGATTGAATAGTTGTATATACAAATTAAATGTTTAACTTAAATGTCTAACTGGAAATGTAATCTGAATGCAAGATCTGTTGCAGGATAAAACGCTAAGAAATGAGGATTTTATAACTTGACACTTCACCACAGAGGCATAGAGAACCCAGAGCAATTTTTCTGTGCCCTCTGTGTCTCTGTGGTAAAACGCTAAGGTTTTCGGGTTTAATCCATGATCTTGAGGAGAACAGGCGAATGCCAATTTATGGAGGTCTGCTGAGTCGGGAAAAGCCCCACACCGCCGGAGAAGGAAGCCAGGAAAGAAGTCCTCTTCAGCGCACAGCAATCTACCCGGTATTAGATCGGCAGGGAGAAGGCGAACGCATCCATCCTCCAGGAGTGGGGGGCAAGTCTCTGTTTTATCGGCAAAATTTTAGCCAGGTTCCCCTTCTAAAGCTTGATCAACCAGTGCCAAAAGAACTGAAGAGAAATAAGGCATTTGCCTCATTTAATCAAACAAGTACTGCCCAACCGGACATTGTTCAGCAAGTGATACGTGCAGCCAGCAAAGATAATATCCGGGAACAGAGGAATTATGGAGGGCTGTATGAGGTGGAGTGTGCCAGGGAAAGCCTTGTCATTCAGCGGATGGACGAAAGCGGAGGGCGTCCTATTACACCGCGACGCCCACGCCAGGCAAACAGGTCGGTGGAACGCGGCACCTATAATGAAGAGCGCTTAGGAGCGAATCAACCGCTGGGAGAGAGACGAAGTGCAAGGATAAATGCAACTGCGGCACCCGCCCGTTATCATCCATACGCCAGGCAGCGTGTCTGGCAGGGAGGACGCCCTGGATGGTATCCCCATACGTGGACTACGATGCTGGGAGCTGGTCAGCAGAACGCGGCTTCTGGAATAAGCGAATACCAGTGCCCCCACTGCAATGGTTGGTACCCACGGAAGGAAGCTCTATCCCCTTTGACCATAAACGATATTGAATCTCATTACCAGGTGCATTTTGGTAACACCTATGACAAGCCAGCACTCAAATCAAAAAAAGACTGGATCGCATCACTACCAGTGATCAGCCTTGACCACCAGGAAAATTACAGAGAGTACATTGAACGCACAGCAGCCCCACAGCGGGATGGAACCATCACACCAAAAGCTGCGCAGGATGCATACAACGACACAAACAACCTGGAGGTGATGTGCACACGATGCAATTCATCGAAACACTAAACTGAATCGATTCAAACTGATTCGATTCACAACCCCCTTAAATTGGTATTTTTCTCCAAAAAGGCGGGTCTTAACCTTGATTCATATTGTATATGAAGCGTAACGTTTTTGATGTAACACTACATATAGCGCCCCCTCCTTTGCGAGGCCTCCAGAACATGCAATAATAATCCGGCTGTCTGTCCAGGTATCGTAATGGTTCAAGCTCAGGAAGTTTCCAATGTGATCCAGATGCGGCGTAGTCCCGCCAGCACTGATGAGATCGCTCAACTCAACTTTCAACTCCCCAATCCAGAGGATGAAAAGCTCCCGGAGATTGAGTTCCAGAATCAGGTGGAGCAGGCATGGCTGGTGTGCGATCGCGTCAACCTGCAAACCGATATCTGGCGGGGGCGCATTTTACGGGCAGTCCGCGATCGCGAGAAATGGTATGGCGATGGGCGCGGCACAGGTTTTTTAAACTGGCTGAAAGATCGGGAGATCAGCAAGAGTCAGGCCTATTCGTTGATTGAACTGGCAAACAGTGCCGATACTCTGCTGGAAGGGGGTTATCTGGAGCCAGAGGATGTTAACCAGTTCAGTAAACGGGCATTTGTGGAGACAGCAAAATCCGATCCAGAGGTGCAGCAACTGGTAAGCGATGCCGCCAGAAAGGGCGATCGCATTACCCGCCGGGAAGTCCGCCAGCTTTCCGATGAGTGGACAGCAATGACCACAGATTTACTGCCTGTGGCAATTAAAGAAAAGGCCGCGGATCACACCATTCCCACCCGTTACCTGGTTCCCCTGGTAAAGGAGATGAAAAAGTTGCCAGAGGTGCATCAGAATCCGATTCGAGAGGCGATCGCCGAAAGTCCCAATGTCGATACGTTGAAACAAGCAACCGCTGAAGCCCGCTATCTGGCAAAATATCTGGAAGCCGCTGGGAATGTCCAGGCTCTAGACAATCCATCACTAAATCTGGAACTGGCACTGGAGGAGGCTCTACGGATCGGCTGCTTGAGTTCCACTGCCGACCTGGTGAACCAGGCTGCCCAACTGGAACAAACTGCTGTCAAGCTCTATCTGACCTGGAAGCGGATCAATGCCCTCTCCGATCGCCTCTATGTAGACAGCGGTGCCAGCACCCCCCACTTGCGCACATTACTCAGTTGTCTGGAAACCCTGACCAGTGAAGTGATTGAAACGCCCCTGACAGGTGGTGGCGATCGCACCATCCGTCTGCAAGTCCTGTCTGATCTGGATGATCAAAAAATTGAAGCTTAAAGAATTTACCCCTTCCCCCCTTTCCCGCGCCGCTTTCGCAACCAGGTAGCGCCCAATCCACTGCACCCTAACAAAATACCTGCAATCGTTGATGGTTCAGGAATTGCCGCTACTACACCAATCGGTCGCAGCAAACTGGGACTGGTAAAAAGAGTTCCTGTGAACGAGGTTGGGCTTCCCTGTCCGTTCCCAAACTCCAGAACAGAACCCTCATTCTCATTGGTAAAGTCAAACCCAATCACATAAAGATTATTTGCCGTACTACCAATGCCAAAGGTCAGACTACCAATAAAGTTGTTGCTAGGCGCTGTGCCAGTATAGTTGGTAGACAACACATTCACCAGGTTTCCGACCAGAGCATATTCTCGAATGCCCCCAGCAAAATCACTGACAAAAAAGCTTTGCTCATCAGGTGCAAGCACGATCCCCAGCAAGCTAACAAAGCCAAAACTTTCATCCAACGCATTGGCAGTTCCTTCAATCGTCACGTAAAGGCTGCCATCCGGGCCAAACAGCAACCCATTGGGACCGTTTACCCCACCAATGCTACCCAGACCGTTATTATTATCGGAAGCAAAAACATCAATAAACTCGCCTGTTTGCCCATTGAACCGCAGAATTTGATTGCTACGGAAACTGCTGACATAAAGGTTGCCATCGGGTCCAAAAGCGTTGCCATAGGGGCGGGCTAAGCCATTGCCTGAAGCTGCTACCCCTAAAAACTGACCCGATGGACTGAACTTGAGCACAGCCGAATCTTGTGGATATGTGGGGTCTAACAGGCTGAGACTATTACTGCCACCAATACTGACATAGAGGTTACCGTCAGGTCCAAACGTCAGATCATCCGGCGCCCGCAAACCACCAAGACCAGGGGTTGTAAAGTCTCCTAAAAATTGACCCGTGGTTTCATCAAACACGACAATGTTATTACTTTCGCTGTTGCTGATGAGCAGAAAAGCCTCAGCCTTTGGAGCAACCAGACCCAGAACCGTAATAACACTGAGAATAAGAGGAGCTGTGTGAGAAATTTTCATGAAGTTTGCGCAGCAAAATGATGATTTGCACCATTCTTGAGATCATCCGGGCCTGGAAATGGTTCATTAGATACAACTTCATCAGACTTTCACTCAAAAATGGCAATCTATAAACTTGGGATGAAGTAGGATGCCAGTGCAGACAGGCACTCCCCGGATAGCCTTTACTCACAGGAAAACTTCTACAATCTCTTCTTAGAAATGGTCTCTGCCCAGAAATTGTTAAGAGGTGGTGAGCCATCCAAACAGTCAGAACATTTCCAGATGAACTTTTATAATAAATTAATACGCTACAGGTGGTGTTGAAGGGCTTCTTCGACAGAGAAAGACGCCAGCAGTAGAAATGGGGTGATTTTCAGCCCTCCGCTCGTAATCAAACGTAGGATTCATTTTGAAGAGGTTGTGGTTTAAGTGGATGTCATAGGTCACGTTGGAAAAAATTAATTCGCCAGAATCACCCTATCCGGTGGACTACCTGGATGAGGTTTCCTTCATTTTGCTCCAGTAACCTATTTGTCATGGTTGTTCTGTTCTCATCGCCCTGCTGCTCAATGATGATCAATTCTCAGGAAAGTAAATCGTGGAACCCACTCGCAGCAACACTCAACTTATAAATTTCTTGCAAAAAGAGCTTGCTGTTTCTGCAAGCTCGATTGCAATGGCGCTGCGTCA is from Leptothermofonsia sichuanensis E412 and encodes:
- a CDS encoding diflavin flavoprotein, which encodes MTLLHSPSSSLPAKRRDVQTAEIGTNTLVLRSRTWDRLKFEVEYARQKGTTANAYLIQARESALIDPPGESFTDLFLDELQQHQYLQRLNYVILSHVNPNRIATLKRLLELAPYATVICSKPGAITLRSTLTEQAVPTMIDDQALDLGIEYAANRTLQVHIVRDEEVIDLGDGHELQFRFVPTPRHPDALCIYDPATRILFTDKLFGAHVCDESVMDEHWKQYEEDRKYYFDCIHAAQATQVEAILERLVPLPARIYAPAHGPLVRHSLSRLRLEYRQWCEQQQSQDVSVTLLYTSAYGNTATLAQAIAKGITEAGAGVESINCEFADPEDITQAIERSDGFVIGSPTLGGHAPIQIQTALGIVLSTAEKTKIAGVFGSYGWSGEAVDQLENKLQDAGYRFGFDTIRVKFKPTEETLQQCIAAGNEFVQAVKKTKKVRTPRQMAVEAQTDRTAQAVGRVTGSVCLVTAKQGNTLLGVLTSWVSQASFNPPGLTISVRKDGVGAMLASPNEPFVLNILKEGKSIPRSLLKPQVPGEDRFAGIAIQPAANGCPILVDALAYLECTVQNRMECGDHWLIYAIVNNGKVMDNTGVTAVNHRKSGNQY
- a CDS encoding GH-E family nuclease, with the translated sequence MPIYGGLLSREKPHTAGEGSQERSPLQRTAIYPVLDRQGEGERIHPPGVGGKSLFYRQNFSQVPLLKLDQPVPKELKRNKAFASFNQTSTAQPDIVQQVIRAASKDNIREQRNYGGLYEVECARESLVIQRMDESGGRPITPRRPRQANRSVERGTYNEERLGANQPLGERRSARINATAAPARYHPYARQRVWQGGRPGWYPHTWTTMLGAGQQNAASGISEYQCPHCNGWYPRKEALSPLTINDIESHYQVHFGNTYDKPALKSKKDWIASLPVISLDHQENYREYIERTAAPQRDGTITPKAAQDAYNDTNNLEVMCTRCNSSKH
- a CDS encoding ParA family protein; its protein translation is MKSSKPGKILVVLNGKGGVGKTTTAVNLAATLSEKNRVLLVDADPQGSATWWVERGDRGMDFDLVQETDPMLLSKLRHLGDYGVVVVDTPPALDSSALAAVVPAADYVVLPTPPAPMDLAALIETVRAAVMPCNVAHRVLLTRVDPRSLNEALEAQNTLLELGIPACNAFIRAYKAHERAALEGVAISQWRGKNAREAEADYRRVAEEIQRDWKE
- a CDS encoding Vgb family protein; this translates as MKISHTAPLILSVITVLGLVAPKAEAFLLISNSESNNIVVFDETTGQFLGDFTTPGLGGLRAPDDLTFGPDGNLYVSIGGSNSLSLLDPTYPQDSAVLKFSPSGQFLGVAASGNGLARPYGNAFGPDGNLYVSSFRSNQILRFNGQTGEFIDVFASDNNNGLGSIGGVNGPNGLLFGPDGSLYVTIEGTANALDESFGFVSLLGIVLAPDEQSFFVSDFAGGIREYALVGNLVNVLSTNYTGTAPSNNFIGSLTFGIGSTANNLYVIGFDFTNENEGSVLEFGNGQGSPTSFTGTLFTSPSLLRPIGVVAAIPEPSTIAGILLGCSGLGATWLRKRRGKGGKG
- a CDS encoding DUF1614 domain-containing protein is translated as MIYLPVTLLLFLLLLLLLPFIWLAIALDVVEVAVAKLGFSPVVSLMLFVAVILGSTINIPLYERVSQVSILPDFTDLWIERFWGIPLQKMEQRTIVALNVGGGLIPTLLALYQFTRSNPLTLLAVTAIVTLVSYYSAQIVPGIGIQMNALVAPLTAAMTSLLLTNGHGAAPIAFAGGVLGTLIGADLLHLREIERMTPGVLSIGGAGVFDGIALCGLFALLLT